A window of Hevea brasiliensis isolate MT/VB/25A 57/8 chromosome 14, ASM3005281v1, whole genome shotgun sequence contains these coding sequences:
- the LOC131172591 gene encoding disease resistance protein At4g27190-like, with translation MEVLVSIFGKIGECLVEPIGRQFGYFIHYHRNVETLKEQVQILEAAREDKEAAINTAKRNGQDIRKEVQNWTLRADGAISGATKLLQGVEEMRCLDLISRYRLGRKAVKKAIAIKELKKDGEFPQVGMDAPPPGVLSMPSEDLVIFESRKNYMWQIMEALKDERKNFIGIHGMGGVGKTTLVKEIAKEVEQDKLFDAVVMAVVSQTISVRRIQEQIAEMLGLDFKQTITEEGRARLLTDRLKKENKTLIILDDIWKGPQLADIGIPFGSDHMGCKIMITTRRKQVCNTMAPTSVDAIKIIQVDVLSEQESWSLLKRNAGDAIESSPKMNSVAKEICKECGGLPIAIVTIGRAMRGKDLEEWKEAALELKKAKPVNIEGVNDKVYNCLKLSYDYLEDKEAKFMFRFCCLFPEDFDILIEDLVRFGIGLGIFEDVRIQEARNRARSIINNLKEACLLLTSKWEGCIKMHDVVRDVAKSMTSDKYFVKAGGEKLEEWPNIKNLERYTAISIMQNQIPEYPASWDCPNLETLLLRDNSNLQLPMPEGVLKGMKTLKVFANISANGNLELAIGHLTNLRTLILQDSIVGDMNALGELQLLEILSFKGSGFTEPPSAIRKLTSLKLLDLENCSHPPHTDSILPLNVISKLSKVQELYMWSSRTSQFDGFGVFEWLSELKSLRHLTAFTIVIDNFNRIPEGFYFPALKVFKMSIGEGGFLTKQNYLNLCGPIKDPTMVVTKLGCIKPLLPRTNYLSLSSFKELRNIFPHLLSDRDGLPVLRSLDIKDCSKLEYLINAEEWDIPPTTQQRGTCLVDLERLSFSGLRALKLLCKGELPYEMSLSMTKLKQLLFYVCPKLSNVFASLNPQQQLKELEILQVGYCHALEYIFEKKEDAPPQLRELKLEGLVRLKHIYKCSTELLDLHNLEFLQIKECNRLKVILPASAARGLGKLKELHLHNCFQLEAVLGKHQEGETYENLVFSQLRVLSLCDLPNLTGFCTDCTLTFKWPSLEKVEVALCPQMQMFAAVVASDGDSSTAKLKMVKVDGVNIMLDGTDINRVMQDRYKDKGIAGPSN, from the exons ATGGAAGTTCTAGTCTCAATATTTGGAAAAATTGGAGAGTGCCTTGTTGAGCCAATTGGGCGTCAATTTGgctactttattcactaccacaggAATGTAGAGACTCTCAAGGAGCAAGTTCAAATACTAGAGGCAGCACGAGAAGATAAAGAGGCAGCCATAAATACAGCAAAAAGAAATGGTCAGGATATCAGAAAAGAGGTTCAGAACTGGACATTGAGAGCTGATGGAGCCATTTCAGGGGCTACAAAATTACTACAAGGTGTCGAGGAAATGAGGTGCCTTGATTTGATTTCTCGTTATCGGCTGGGAAGGAAAGCTGTAAAGAAAGCAATAGCGATTAAGGAGCTTAAAAAAGATGGTGAGTTTCCTCAGGTTGGCATGGATGCTCCTCCTCCAGGGGTGCTTTCCATGCCATCTGAAGATCTTGTGATTTTTGAAAGCAGAAAAAATTATATGTGGCAGATCATGGAGGCATTGAAGGATGAAAGAAAAAATTTTATTGGGATACATGGAATGGGAGGGGTCGGTAAAACCACTCTAGTGAAAGAAATTGCCAAAGAGGTTGAACAAGATAAGCTCTTTGATGCTGTTGTGATGGCTGTAGTGTCACAGACTATTTCAGTGAGAAGGATTCAGGAGCAGATAGCAGAAATGTTGGGTTTGGATTTCAAGCAGACAATTACGGAAGAAGGAAGAGCAAGGTTGTTGACTGATAGACTGAAGAAAGAGAATAAAACCCTCATTATCTTGGATGATATTTGGAAAGGACCTCAACTTGCAGACATAGGCATTCCATTTGGTAGTGATCATATGGGCTGTAAAATTATGATCACGACACGACGTAAACAAGTGTGCAATACAATGGCCCCAACAAGTGTTGATGCTATAAAGATCATCCAGGTTGATGTTCTATCAGAACAAGAATCCTGGAGCTTGCTTAAGAGGAATGCCGGTGATGCGATTGAATCGTCTCCCAAAATGAATTCGGTGGCAAAGGAGATTTGCAAAGAATGTGGAGGCTTACCCATAGCGATTGTAACAATTGGGAGGGCAATGAGAGGCAAAGATTTGGAAGAATGGAAAGAGGCAGCTCTAGAACTTAAGAAAGCTAAGCCTGTGAACATTGAAGGCGTGAATGATAAAGTGTATAACTGCCTTAAATTAAGCTATGATTACCTGGAGGATAAGGAAGCCAAGTTTATGTTCCGGTTTTGCTGTTTATTTCCTGAGGATTTTGATATTCTTATTGAAGATTTGGTAAGATTTGGGATTGGTTTAGGAATATTTGAAGATGTGAGAATACAGGAAGCAAGAAATAGAGCTCGTTCTATCATCAATAATCTCAAAGAAGCATGTTTATTATTAACAAGCAAGTGGGAAGGCTGCATCAAGATGCATGATGTTGTTCGTGATGTGGCCAAATCAATGACATCTGATAAGTATTTTGTGAAAGCTGGTGGTGAAAAGCTTGAGGAATGGcccaatattaaaaatttagaacGTTACACTGCTATCTCAATTATGCAAAATCAAATTCCCGAATATCCTGCTTCCTGGGATTGCCCAAACCTAGAAACATTGTTGTTAAGAGATAACTCCAATTTGCAATTGCCTATGCCAGAAGGAGTCCTCAAAGGGATGAAAACCCTTAAAGTTTTTGCCAATATTTCTGCTAATGGGAACTTGGAACTAGCAATTGGTCATCTCACAAATCTTCGGACACTGATTCTCCAAGATTCTATAGTGGGTGATATGAATGCATTGGGAGAACTACAGTTGCTAGAAATTCTTAGTTTCAAAGGAAGTGGATTTACAGAGCCTCCAAGTGCAATAAGAAAGTTGACTAGTCTAAAGCTGTTGGATTTAGAAAATTGTTCCCATCCTCCACACACGGATTCTATACTCCCTCTTAATGTCATATCCAAGTTATCCAAAGTGCAAGAGTTGTACATGTGGTCTTCTAGAACATCACAGTTTGATGGTTTTGGTGTCTTTGAATGGTTAAGTGAGTTGAAATCCCTGCGTCACTTAACTGCATTCACAATTGTTATAGACAATTTTAATCGCATACCTGAAGGCTTCTATTTCCCTGCTTTGAAGGTTTTTAAAATGTCCATAGGAGAAGGTGGTTTCTTAACTAAACAAAATTATTTGAATCTTTGCGGTCCAATCAAAGATCCAACAATGGTGGTTACCAAGTTAGGTTGCATCAAGCCATTATTGCCAAGGACAAATTATCTCTCTCTATCTTCATTCAAAGAATTAAGGAATATCTTTCCCCATCTATTGTCAGATAGAGATGGTTTACCTGTCTTGAGATCTCTGGATATCAAAGACTGCTCCAAGCTAGAGTACTTGATCAATGCTGAAGAATGGGACATTCCTCCCACAACACAGCAGCGGGGAACTTGTTTGGTGGACCTAGAAAGATTGTCATTTTCAGGTTTGAGAGCCCTAAAATTATTATGCAAAGGTGAGCTACCTTATGAAATGTCCTTGTCCATGACGAAGCTCAAACAGTTGTTGTTTTATGTGTGCCCAAAATTGTCAAATGTTTTTGCCTCGCTTAATCCACAGCAACAATTGAAGGAACTTGAAATTCTCCAAGTGGGTTATTGCCATGCTCTAGAGTATATATTTGAGAAGAAAGAAGATGCACCCCCCCAATTAAGAGAACTTAAGTTGGAGGGTTTGGTTAGACTAAAGCACATATATAAGTGCTCTACTGAGCTACTTGACCTGCACAATCTAGAGTTTCTACAGATTAAAGAATGCAACAGACTAAAAGTCATCCTTCCTGCATCTGCTGCTCGGGGACTTGGGAAACTGAAAGAACTGCATCTGCATAATTGTTTTCAGTTGGAAGCTGTTCTTGGAAAACATCAAGAAGGAGAAACCTATGAGAATTTGGTGTTCTCTCAACTGAGAGTACTTTCACTATGTGACCTTCCCAACCTTACAGGTTTTTGCACGGATTGTACCTTGACTTTCAAATGGCCATCCTTGGAAAAGGTGGAGGTGGCTCTCTGTCCGCAAATGCAGATGTTTGCTGCTGTTGTGGCTTCTGATGGAGACTCGAGCACGGCAAAGTTGAAGATGGTCAAGGTGGATGGTGTTAACATAATGCTTGATGGAACAGACATAAACAGAGTCATGCAAGATCGCTACAAAGACAAG GGAATTGCAGGTCCTAGTAACTGA